One part of the Bicyclus anynana chromosome 8, ilBicAnyn1.1, whole genome shotgun sequence genome encodes these proteins:
- the LOC112052019 gene encoding transcriptional repressor protein YY1 isoform X4, producing MMNQEIMCEVEIGSHGSMVEIDGDDQVGVKYEEIETVQYEEYITDDQYEEVEEQVIGMQHLEEVGSEEVILPGMPGDETIMHQENPYDPVYHTPPSTSRRGRGRPRMAVGHTNNIQHLMPIGEVPMGLMEGNTGRAARRWEQKQVQIKTMEGEFSVTMWASGEDDDDRSNPEPDPDYTEYMTGKKSVMGNESMPVNCVPGLDLSDPKQLAEFARPGHKIRLKKPSPESSDRTIACPHKGCTKMFRDNSAMRKHLHTHGPRVHVCAECGKAFVESSKLKRHQLVHTGEKPFQCTFEGCGKRFSLDFNLRTHVRIHTGDRPYVCPFDGCNKKFAQSTNLKSHILTHAKAKSRNSLSRNVGANYESARTTPQYVQLEVSPDDSNPQLIFYTHE from the exons ATGATGAATCAGGAGATAATGTGCGAGGTGGAGATAGGCTCACATGGCAGTATGGTGGAAATAGATGGAGATGACCAGGTCGGAGTCAAG TATGAAGAAATAGAGACAGTGCAGTATGAAGAGTACATAACTGACGATCAGTATGAGGAAGTTGAGGAACAAGTCATTGGTATGCAGCATTTGGAGGAAG TGGGCAGTGAGGAGGTCATCCTGCCCGGCATGCCCGGGGACGAGACCATCATGCACCAGGAGAACCCCTACGATCCTGTTTACCACACTCCACCTTCCACAAGCAG AAGAGGTCGCGGCAGACCCCGCATGGCGGTCGGTCACACAAACAACATCCAACACCTTATGCCTATAG GCGAAGTCCCCATGGGTCTGATGGAAGGCAATACGGGCCGCGCGGCGCGCCGCTGGGAGCAGAAGCAGGTCCAGATCAAGACGATGGAGGGAGAGTTCTCTGTCACCATGTGGGCCTCGGGGGAAGATGATG ATGACAGGTCAAATCCAGAACCAGATCCCGACTATACAGAGTATATGACGGGAAAGAAAAGTGTAATGGGAAATGAATCTATGCcag TCAATTGTGTTCCAGGCTTAGACTTGTCCGACCCAAAGCAGTTAGCAGAATTCGCACGACCCGGCCACAAGATTAGACTAAAGAAACCATCCCCAGAATCCTCTGATAGAACAATAG CATGTCCCCACAAAGGCTGTACGAAAATGTTTCGAGATAACTCTGCGATGAGGAAACACCTACACACGCACGGCCCAAGAGTGCATGTGTGTGCAGAATGTG GAAAAGCATTTGTAGAAAGTTCAAAGTTAAAACGACACCAGCTAGTTCACACAGGAGAGAAACCATTCCAGTGTACGTTTGAGGGTTGCGGCAAGAGGTTTTCATTGGACTTTAATCTCAG aaCACACGTCAGGATACACACGGGCGACCGGCCGTATGTGTGTCCGTTTGACGGCTGCAACAAGAAGTTCGCGCAGAGCACTAACCTCAAGTCGCACATACTCACGCACGCTAAGGCTAA aTCAAGAAACTCCCTATCGCGCAATGTTGGTGCTAATTACGAGTCTGCGAGAACTACCCCACAGTATGTACAACTGGAAGTGTCTCCGGACGACTCCAATCCACAACTAATTTTCTACACCCACGAGTGA
- the LOC112052019 gene encoding transcriptional repressor protein YY1 isoform X5 has protein sequence MMNQEIMCEVEIGSHGSMVEIDGDDQVGVKYEEIETVQYEEYITDDQYEEVEEQVIGMQHLEEVGSEEVILPGMPGDETIMHQENPYDPVYHTPPSTSRGRGRPRMAVGHTNNIQHLMPIGEVPMGLMEGNTGRAARRWEQKQVQIKTMEGEFSVTMWASGEDDDDRSNPEPDPDYTEYMTGKKSVMGNESMPVNCVPGLDLSDPKQLAEFARPGHKIRLKKPSPESSDRTIACPHKGCTKMFRDNSAMRKHLHTHGPRVHVCAECGKAFVESSKLKRHQLVHTGEKPFQCTFEGCGKRFSLDFNLRTHVRIHTGDRPYVCPFDGCNKKFAQSTNLKSHILTHAKAKSRNSLSRNVGANYESARTTPQYVQLEVSPDDSNPQLIFYTHE, from the exons ATGATGAATCAGGAGATAATGTGCGAGGTGGAGATAGGCTCACATGGCAGTATGGTGGAAATAGATGGAGATGACCAGGTCGGAGTCAAG TATGAAGAAATAGAGACAGTGCAGTATGAAGAGTACATAACTGACGATCAGTATGAGGAAGTTGAGGAACAAGTCATTGGTATGCAGCATTTGGAGGAAG TGGGCAGTGAGGAGGTCATCCTGCCCGGCATGCCCGGGGACGAGACCATCATGCACCAGGAGAACCCCTACGATCCTGTTTACCACACTCCACCTTCCACAAGCAG AGGTCGCGGCAGACCCCGCATGGCGGTCGGTCACACAAACAACATCCAACACCTTATGCCTATAG GCGAAGTCCCCATGGGTCTGATGGAAGGCAATACGGGCCGCGCGGCGCGCCGCTGGGAGCAGAAGCAGGTCCAGATCAAGACGATGGAGGGAGAGTTCTCTGTCACCATGTGGGCCTCGGGGGAAGATGATG ATGACAGGTCAAATCCAGAACCAGATCCCGACTATACAGAGTATATGACGGGAAAGAAAAGTGTAATGGGAAATGAATCTATGCcag TCAATTGTGTTCCAGGCTTAGACTTGTCCGACCCAAAGCAGTTAGCAGAATTCGCACGACCCGGCCACAAGATTAGACTAAAGAAACCATCCCCAGAATCCTCTGATAGAACAATAG CATGTCCCCACAAAGGCTGTACGAAAATGTTTCGAGATAACTCTGCGATGAGGAAACACCTACACACGCACGGCCCAAGAGTGCATGTGTGTGCAGAATGTG GAAAAGCATTTGTAGAAAGTTCAAAGTTAAAACGACACCAGCTAGTTCACACAGGAGAGAAACCATTCCAGTGTACGTTTGAGGGTTGCGGCAAGAGGTTTTCATTGGACTTTAATCTCAG aaCACACGTCAGGATACACACGGGCGACCGGCCGTATGTGTGTCCGTTTGACGGCTGCAACAAGAAGTTCGCGCAGAGCACTAACCTCAAGTCGCACATACTCACGCACGCTAAGGCTAA aTCAAGAAACTCCCTATCGCGCAATGTTGGTGCTAATTACGAGTCTGCGAGAACTACCCCACAGTATGTACAACTGGAAGTGTCTCCGGACGACTCCAATCCACAACTAATTTTCTACACCCACGAGTGA
- the LOC112052019 gene encoding transcriptional repressor protein YY1 isoform X6, with protein sequence MMNQEIMCEVEIGSHGSMVEIDGDDQVGVKYEEIETVQYEEYITDDQYEEVEEQVIGMQHLEEVGSEEVILPGMPGDETIMHQENPYDPVYHTPPSTSRRGRGRPRMAVGHTNNIQHLMPIGEVPMGLMEGNTGRAARRWEQKQVQIKTMEGEFSVTMWASGEDDDDRSNPEPDPDYTEYMTGKKSVMGNESMPGLDLSDPKQLAEFARPGHKIRLKKPSPESSDRTIACPHKGCTKMFRDNSAMRKHLHTHGPRVHVCAECGKAFVESSKLKRHQLVHTGEKPFQCTFEGCGKRFSLDFNLRTHVRIHTGDRPYVCPFDGCNKKFAQSTNLKSHILTHAKAKSRNSLSRNVGANYESARTTPQYVQLEVSPDDSNPQLIFYTHE encoded by the exons ATGATGAATCAGGAGATAATGTGCGAGGTGGAGATAGGCTCACATGGCAGTATGGTGGAAATAGATGGAGATGACCAGGTCGGAGTCAAG TATGAAGAAATAGAGACAGTGCAGTATGAAGAGTACATAACTGACGATCAGTATGAGGAAGTTGAGGAACAAGTCATTGGTATGCAGCATTTGGAGGAAG TGGGCAGTGAGGAGGTCATCCTGCCCGGCATGCCCGGGGACGAGACCATCATGCACCAGGAGAACCCCTACGATCCTGTTTACCACACTCCACCTTCCACAAGCAG AAGAGGTCGCGGCAGACCCCGCATGGCGGTCGGTCACACAAACAACATCCAACACCTTATGCCTATAG GCGAAGTCCCCATGGGTCTGATGGAAGGCAATACGGGCCGCGCGGCGCGCCGCTGGGAGCAGAAGCAGGTCCAGATCAAGACGATGGAGGGAGAGTTCTCTGTCACCATGTGGGCCTCGGGGGAAGATGATG ATGACAGGTCAAATCCAGAACCAGATCCCGACTATACAGAGTATATGACGGGAAAGAAAAGTGTAATGGGAAATGAATCTATGCcag GCTTAGACTTGTCCGACCCAAAGCAGTTAGCAGAATTCGCACGACCCGGCCACAAGATTAGACTAAAGAAACCATCCCCAGAATCCTCTGATAGAACAATAG CATGTCCCCACAAAGGCTGTACGAAAATGTTTCGAGATAACTCTGCGATGAGGAAACACCTACACACGCACGGCCCAAGAGTGCATGTGTGTGCAGAATGTG GAAAAGCATTTGTAGAAAGTTCAAAGTTAAAACGACACCAGCTAGTTCACACAGGAGAGAAACCATTCCAGTGTACGTTTGAGGGTTGCGGCAAGAGGTTTTCATTGGACTTTAATCTCAG aaCACACGTCAGGATACACACGGGCGACCGGCCGTATGTGTGTCCGTTTGACGGCTGCAACAAGAAGTTCGCGCAGAGCACTAACCTCAAGTCGCACATACTCACGCACGCTAAGGCTAA aTCAAGAAACTCCCTATCGCGCAATGTTGGTGCTAATTACGAGTCTGCGAGAACTACCCCACAGTATGTACAACTGGAAGTGTCTCCGGACGACTCCAATCCACAACTAATTTTCTACACCCACGAGTGA
- the LOC112052019 gene encoding transcriptional repressor protein YY1 isoform X1, producing MMNQEIMCEVEIGSHGSMVEIDGDDQVGVKYEEIETVQYEEYITDDQYEEVEEQVIGMQHLEEDFKIAVGSEEVILPGMPGDETIMHQENPYDPVYHTPPSTSRRGRGRPRMAVGHTNNIQHLMPIGEVPMGLMEGNTGRAARRWEQKQVQIKTMEGEFSVTMWASGEDDDDRSNPEPDPDYTEYMTGKKSVMGNESMPVNCVPGLDLSDPKQLAEFARPGHKIRLKKPSPESSDRTIACPHKGCTKMFRDNSAMRKHLHTHGPRVHVCAECGKAFVESSKLKRHQLVHTGEKPFQCTFEGCGKRFSLDFNLRTHVRIHTGDRPYVCPFDGCNKKFAQSTNLKSHILTHAKAKSRNSLSRNVGANYESARTTPQYVQLEVSPDDSNPQLIFYTHE from the exons ATGATGAATCAGGAGATAATGTGCGAGGTGGAGATAGGCTCACATGGCAGTATGGTGGAAATAGATGGAGATGACCAGGTCGGAGTCAAG TATGAAGAAATAGAGACAGTGCAGTATGAAGAGTACATAACTGACGATCAGTATGAGGAAGTTGAGGAACAAGTCATTGGTATGCAGCATTTGGAGGAAG ACTTTAAAATTGCAGTGGGCAGTGAGGAGGTCATCCTGCCCGGCATGCCCGGGGACGAGACCATCATGCACCAGGAGAACCCCTACGATCCTGTTTACCACACTCCACCTTCCACAAGCAG AAGAGGTCGCGGCAGACCCCGCATGGCGGTCGGTCACACAAACAACATCCAACACCTTATGCCTATAG GCGAAGTCCCCATGGGTCTGATGGAAGGCAATACGGGCCGCGCGGCGCGCCGCTGGGAGCAGAAGCAGGTCCAGATCAAGACGATGGAGGGAGAGTTCTCTGTCACCATGTGGGCCTCGGGGGAAGATGATG ATGACAGGTCAAATCCAGAACCAGATCCCGACTATACAGAGTATATGACGGGAAAGAAAAGTGTAATGGGAAATGAATCTATGCcag TCAATTGTGTTCCAGGCTTAGACTTGTCCGACCCAAAGCAGTTAGCAGAATTCGCACGACCCGGCCACAAGATTAGACTAAAGAAACCATCCCCAGAATCCTCTGATAGAACAATAG CATGTCCCCACAAAGGCTGTACGAAAATGTTTCGAGATAACTCTGCGATGAGGAAACACCTACACACGCACGGCCCAAGAGTGCATGTGTGTGCAGAATGTG GAAAAGCATTTGTAGAAAGTTCAAAGTTAAAACGACACCAGCTAGTTCACACAGGAGAGAAACCATTCCAGTGTACGTTTGAGGGTTGCGGCAAGAGGTTTTCATTGGACTTTAATCTCAG aaCACACGTCAGGATACACACGGGCGACCGGCCGTATGTGTGTCCGTTTGACGGCTGCAACAAGAAGTTCGCGCAGAGCACTAACCTCAAGTCGCACATACTCACGCACGCTAAGGCTAA aTCAAGAAACTCCCTATCGCGCAATGTTGGTGCTAATTACGAGTCTGCGAGAACTACCCCACAGTATGTACAACTGGAAGTGTCTCCGGACGACTCCAATCCACAACTAATTTTCTACACCCACGAGTGA
- the LOC112052019 gene encoding transcriptional repressor protein YY1 isoform X2, with amino-acid sequence MMNQEIMCEVEIGSHGSMVEIDGDDQVGVKYEEIETVQYEEYITDDQYEEVEEQVIGMQHLEEDFKIAVGSEEVILPGMPGDETIMHQENPYDPVYHTPPSTSRGRGRPRMAVGHTNNIQHLMPIGEVPMGLMEGNTGRAARRWEQKQVQIKTMEGEFSVTMWASGEDDDDRSNPEPDPDYTEYMTGKKSVMGNESMPVNCVPGLDLSDPKQLAEFARPGHKIRLKKPSPESSDRTIACPHKGCTKMFRDNSAMRKHLHTHGPRVHVCAECGKAFVESSKLKRHQLVHTGEKPFQCTFEGCGKRFSLDFNLRTHVRIHTGDRPYVCPFDGCNKKFAQSTNLKSHILTHAKAKSRNSLSRNVGANYESARTTPQYVQLEVSPDDSNPQLIFYTHE; translated from the exons ATGATGAATCAGGAGATAATGTGCGAGGTGGAGATAGGCTCACATGGCAGTATGGTGGAAATAGATGGAGATGACCAGGTCGGAGTCAAG TATGAAGAAATAGAGACAGTGCAGTATGAAGAGTACATAACTGACGATCAGTATGAGGAAGTTGAGGAACAAGTCATTGGTATGCAGCATTTGGAGGAAG ACTTTAAAATTGCAGTGGGCAGTGAGGAGGTCATCCTGCCCGGCATGCCCGGGGACGAGACCATCATGCACCAGGAGAACCCCTACGATCCTGTTTACCACACTCCACCTTCCACAAGCAG AGGTCGCGGCAGACCCCGCATGGCGGTCGGTCACACAAACAACATCCAACACCTTATGCCTATAG GCGAAGTCCCCATGGGTCTGATGGAAGGCAATACGGGCCGCGCGGCGCGCCGCTGGGAGCAGAAGCAGGTCCAGATCAAGACGATGGAGGGAGAGTTCTCTGTCACCATGTGGGCCTCGGGGGAAGATGATG ATGACAGGTCAAATCCAGAACCAGATCCCGACTATACAGAGTATATGACGGGAAAGAAAAGTGTAATGGGAAATGAATCTATGCcag TCAATTGTGTTCCAGGCTTAGACTTGTCCGACCCAAAGCAGTTAGCAGAATTCGCACGACCCGGCCACAAGATTAGACTAAAGAAACCATCCCCAGAATCCTCTGATAGAACAATAG CATGTCCCCACAAAGGCTGTACGAAAATGTTTCGAGATAACTCTGCGATGAGGAAACACCTACACACGCACGGCCCAAGAGTGCATGTGTGTGCAGAATGTG GAAAAGCATTTGTAGAAAGTTCAAAGTTAAAACGACACCAGCTAGTTCACACAGGAGAGAAACCATTCCAGTGTACGTTTGAGGGTTGCGGCAAGAGGTTTTCATTGGACTTTAATCTCAG aaCACACGTCAGGATACACACGGGCGACCGGCCGTATGTGTGTCCGTTTGACGGCTGCAACAAGAAGTTCGCGCAGAGCACTAACCTCAAGTCGCACATACTCACGCACGCTAAGGCTAA aTCAAGAAACTCCCTATCGCGCAATGTTGGTGCTAATTACGAGTCTGCGAGAACTACCCCACAGTATGTACAACTGGAAGTGTCTCCGGACGACTCCAATCCACAACTAATTTTCTACACCCACGAGTGA
- the LOC112052028 gene encoding coatomer subunit gamma — translation MSSFKREKKEEEDGGGSPYQNLDKTIVLQEARYFNETPVNPRKCSHILSKILFLLNQGEKLSTQEATDVFFATTKLFQSKDVMLRRMVYLCIKELSKLAQDVIIVTSSLTKDMTGKEDLYRAAAIRALCSITDSTMLQAIERYMKQAIVDKNPAVRSAALVSALHLSTSVPDLVRRWANEAQEAVNSDNAMVSYHALGILASTRRNDKLSTVKLITPLTKYTLKSQYALCLLIRMVAQLIDDDDSEASTPYIRFIQSCLGHKSEMILYEAAHAILNLKKTPRDLASSAVSVLQLFCGSSKATLRLAGARTLARLTSKHPTAVAACAVDLENLISDPNRSVATLAVTTLLATGAESSVDRLMKQISSFVSEISDEFKIVVVKAIRRLCQKFPRKHQSLAAFLAGMLRDEGGLEYKAAIADAIIALVEENPDAKETGLAHLCEFIEDCEHTALAVRILHLLGREGPKSRQPSRYIRFIYNRVILESGPVRAAAVSAVAQFGAQRPELLPNIRVLLARCEMDDEDEVRDRAIYYNAILDTADQELINDYIIDVPKPNPVLLEKALRDHMANQSQEAFDILTVPTEELKEAKEDVVEIEVRNKPKLLSMEEIYSEQLARVPGIDKLGPLFKTNPPVELTEPETEYRVRLLKHVFVRHAILQFECINTLSDQVLEQVHVRLECPPEYVVRFILPCPQLAYDKPASVFVVIDYPSAYLDSLGTFGATLEFVVRDCDPNTGIPDPGEGYADTYPLEEFYMGCADQIRARAMGDDWEQTWERAANILEISDTYALPETDPGAAAKSVCEYLGLPKATIVGDAVKEIRGGGVFRGGAPFLVKARIASSNVGVTMLIAARSPREDVAQLLLAAVG, via the exons ATGAGCTCTTTTAAGCGTGAAAAGAAGGAGGAAGAAGATGGCGGCGGGAGCCCCTACCAGAATTTGGACAAAACGATCGTATTGCAAGAAGCGCGATACTTTAACGAAACGCCTGTGAATCCACGAAAATGTTctcatattttatcaaaaatattatttctgctCAATCAAGGAGAGAAATTGTCTACACAGGAGGCGACGGATGTGTTTTTTGCCACAACGAAGCTGTTTCAATCTAAGGATGTAATGTTACGTCGTATGGTGTATCTGTGCATCAAGGAATTGAGCAAACTGGCACAAGATGTGATCATAGTAACATCTTCCTTGACTAAAGACATGACAGGCAAGGAGGATTTGTATCGGGCGGCAGCGATACGAGCTTTGTGCAGTATAACCGACAGTACGATGCTGCAAGCCATCGAGAGGTACATGAAGCAAGCGATTGTTGATAAAAACCCAGCGGTGCGATCTGCCGCATTGGTGTCGGCGCTACACTTGTCTACTAGTGTTCCCGATTTGGTGCGACGTTGGGCGAACGAAGCTCAg GAAGCAGTGAACTCTGACAATGCAATGGTTTCATATCATGCATTGGGTATTTTGGCAAGCACTCGAAGGAACGATAAACTTTCTACTGTCAAGCTTATAACACCTCTGACTAAATATACATTGAAATCCCAATATGCACTCTGCCTTTTGATTCGTATGGTAGCACAgctaattgatgatgatgatagcgaAGCCTCAACACCATACATAAGGTTCATTCAATCTTGTTTGGGTCACAAATCTGAAATGATTCTCTATGAGGCTGCACAtgcaattttaaatttgaagaaGACTCCCCGAGATTTAGCTTCTTCAGCTGTCTCCGTGTTACAGTTGTTCTGTGGGTCCTCTAAAGCCACTCTGAGGTTAGCTGGAGCACGAACTTTGGCTAGACTCACATCTAAACATCCAACTGCAGTTGCAGCTTGTGCTGTTGATTTAGAAAACCTAATTTCAGATCCTAACAGGTCAGTTGCTACTTTGGCTGTAACAACACTTCTAGCAACAGGCGCAGAGAGCTCGGTCGATCGTCTCATGAAGCAAATATCCAGTTTCGTCTCTGAGATTTCTGACGAATTCAAAATTGTTGTTGTCAAAGCCATACGGCGTTTGTGCCAGAAATTCCCTAGGAAGCATCAGTCGTTAGCAGCGTTTTTGGCTGGTATGCTTCGGGATGAAGGCGGTCTGGAATACAAAGCGGCGATTGCTGACGCAATAATAGCACTCGTCGAAGAGAATCCAGACGCCAAGGAAACTGGACTCGCACATCTGTGTGAATTTATTGAGGACTGTGAACACACTGCCTTGGCCGTTCGCATCTTACATTTGCTCGGACGTGAAGGACCAAAGTCTCGGCAGCCTTCTCGGTACATCCGCTTCATTTACAACAGAGTTATTTTAGAGTCAGGCCCAGTGCGTGCCGCAGCGGTGTCAGCGGTAGCACAGTTCGGGGCTCAAAGACCGGAGCTGTTACCGAACATAAGAGTCCTCCTCGCTCGCTGCGAAATGGATGACGAGGACGAGGTCCGCGATCGAGCAATTTACTACAATGCTATTTTGGACACGGCAGACCAAGAACTGATCAACGATTATATTATTGATGTTCCGAAACCGAATCCAGTTCTATTGGAGAAAGCATTGCGGGATCATATGGCTAATCAGTCGCAAGAAGCGTTCGACATTCTGACGGTTCCGACCGAAGAATTGAAAGAGGCGAAAGAGGATGTTGTTGAAATCGAAGTGCGCAATAAGCCTAAGCTGTTGTCCATGGAAGAAATCTACAGTGAACAGTTGGCTAGGGTGCCTGGCATCGATAAGCTCGGGCCGCTCTTCAAGACGAATCCTCCGGTGGAACTAACGGAGCCGGAAACGGAGTATCGCGTTCGTTTGCTGAAGCACGTTTTCGTTCGCCACGCTATACTGCAATTTGAGTGCATCAACACACTGAGCGACCAAGTGCTGGAACAGGTTCACGTGAGACTGGAATGCCCGCCAGAATACGTGGTGAGGTTTATCCTGCCGTGCCCGCAACTCGCATACGACAAACCTGCGAGCGTATTCGTGGTAATCGACTACCCGAGTGCGTATTTAGACAGTCTGGGCACTTTTGGGGCTACTTTGGAGTTCGTTGTGCGCGACTGCGATCCGAATACTGGAATTCCGGATCCTGGAGAAGGTTACGCGGATACGTATCCTTTGGAAGAGTTTTACATGGGCTGTGCTGACCAGATTCGCGCGCGGGCAATGGGAGACGATTGGGAACAAACTTGGGAGAGAGCGGCGAACATTTTAGAGATTTCGGACACTTACGCGCTGCCCGAAACAGATCCAGGCGCGGCTGCGAAATCTGTTTGCGAATATTTGGGTTTGCCGAAAGCTACGATCGTTGGTGATGCTGTGAAGGAAATAAGAGGTGGGGGAGTGTTTCGAGGAGGTGCTCCGTTCCTGGTCAAAGCTCGGATCGCTTCCAGCAACGTCGGTGTCACCATGTTAATAGCCGCTAGGTCGCCACGAGAAGACGTCGCACAGTTGTTATTGGCTGCGGTTGGATAG
- the LOC112052019 gene encoding transcriptional repressor protein YY1 isoform X3, protein MMNQEIMCEVEIGSHGSMVEIDGDDQVGVKYEEIETVQYEEYITDDQYEEVEEQVIGMQHLEEDFKIAVGSEEVILPGMPGDETIMHQENPYDPVYHTPPSTSRRGRGRPRMAVGHTNNIQHLMPIGEVPMGLMEGNTGRAARRWEQKQVQIKTMEGEFSVTMWASGEDDDDRSNPEPDPDYTEYMTGKKSVMGNESMPGLDLSDPKQLAEFARPGHKIRLKKPSPESSDRTIACPHKGCTKMFRDNSAMRKHLHTHGPRVHVCAECGKAFVESSKLKRHQLVHTGEKPFQCTFEGCGKRFSLDFNLRTHVRIHTGDRPYVCPFDGCNKKFAQSTNLKSHILTHAKAKSRNSLSRNVGANYESARTTPQYVQLEVSPDDSNPQLIFYTHE, encoded by the exons ATGATGAATCAGGAGATAATGTGCGAGGTGGAGATAGGCTCACATGGCAGTATGGTGGAAATAGATGGAGATGACCAGGTCGGAGTCAAG TATGAAGAAATAGAGACAGTGCAGTATGAAGAGTACATAACTGACGATCAGTATGAGGAAGTTGAGGAACAAGTCATTGGTATGCAGCATTTGGAGGAAG ACTTTAAAATTGCAGTGGGCAGTGAGGAGGTCATCCTGCCCGGCATGCCCGGGGACGAGACCATCATGCACCAGGAGAACCCCTACGATCCTGTTTACCACACTCCACCTTCCACAAGCAG AAGAGGTCGCGGCAGACCCCGCATGGCGGTCGGTCACACAAACAACATCCAACACCTTATGCCTATAG GCGAAGTCCCCATGGGTCTGATGGAAGGCAATACGGGCCGCGCGGCGCGCCGCTGGGAGCAGAAGCAGGTCCAGATCAAGACGATGGAGGGAGAGTTCTCTGTCACCATGTGGGCCTCGGGGGAAGATGATG ATGACAGGTCAAATCCAGAACCAGATCCCGACTATACAGAGTATATGACGGGAAAGAAAAGTGTAATGGGAAATGAATCTATGCcag GCTTAGACTTGTCCGACCCAAAGCAGTTAGCAGAATTCGCACGACCCGGCCACAAGATTAGACTAAAGAAACCATCCCCAGAATCCTCTGATAGAACAATAG CATGTCCCCACAAAGGCTGTACGAAAATGTTTCGAGATAACTCTGCGATGAGGAAACACCTACACACGCACGGCCCAAGAGTGCATGTGTGTGCAGAATGTG GAAAAGCATTTGTAGAAAGTTCAAAGTTAAAACGACACCAGCTAGTTCACACAGGAGAGAAACCATTCCAGTGTACGTTTGAGGGTTGCGGCAAGAGGTTTTCATTGGACTTTAATCTCAG aaCACACGTCAGGATACACACGGGCGACCGGCCGTATGTGTGTCCGTTTGACGGCTGCAACAAGAAGTTCGCGCAGAGCACTAACCTCAAGTCGCACATACTCACGCACGCTAAGGCTAA aTCAAGAAACTCCCTATCGCGCAATGTTGGTGCTAATTACGAGTCTGCGAGAACTACCCCACAGTATGTACAACTGGAAGTGTCTCCGGACGACTCCAATCCACAACTAATTTTCTACACCCACGAGTGA